The region CTTTAACGTATGGCATACCTTCATTGAAGGTGTTAAGCCTGGCATGGGCTATGCCTATCGTGTCGACGGCCCTCGGGAACCTTGGAACGGACAGCGCTTCGATCCAGAAAAGGTGTTGGTCGATCCATACTCCAAAGGCAATTGCTTAGCGCTATGGGACCGGGGAGCTGCCTGCATGCCAGGCGACAACCTGCACAAATCCATGCGCAGTGTCGTCATCGACACCAGCAATTACGACTGGGAGGGTGACGCACCGCTGAAAAAACCAATGGCTGAGACCATTGTTTACGAAATGCACGTCGGCGGCTTTACGAAAAGTCCAACAAGCGGTGTCAAGCACCCAGGCACGTATCTTGGACTAATCGAAAAAATACCCTATCTCAAGGAGTTAGGGATAACGGCAGTCGAGCTACTACCCGTTTGCAGTTTCGACCATACCGATGTCACCAAAGTCCATGAAGGGCGCAAGCTGGTGAACTATTGGGGCTACAGCACAATGGGTTACTTCGCCCCTCACCAAGGATATTGCGTCAGCTCAGATACAAGCCAACATCTCAACGAGTTCCGCGACATGGTAAAAGCCCTGCATCAAGCAGGCATCGAAGTCATCCTTGACGTTGTCTACAACCACACTGATGAAGGCAATCATCAAGGGCCAACATTCAGCTTCAAAGGAATCGACAACTCAACATATTATTACCTCACTGGTGCAGACGGATCTCGGGAGTTTTATTACGACTACACAGGTTGCGGTAACACCTTTAACTGTAACCACCCTGTTGGAGAAAAGCTGATCATCGACTCGCTTCGATTCTGGGTCGAAGAAATGCATGTTGATGGATTCCGTTTTGACGAGGGGTCGGTGTTGAGCCGGGGAGAGGATGGAGCACCACTCGAGCATCCCCCAGTCGTATGGTCGATTGAACTCGACGACTTACTTGGTCAGTCCAAGGTCATCGCAGAGGCTTGGGACGCCGCAGGCCTTTACCAAATTGGCTCATTCCCTGGCGCACGCTGGGCCGAATGGAATGGGAAATATCGAGACTGCATTAGGAATTTCATCAAGGGAGAGCCTGGAATCATTGGGGAGGTTGCTGGAAGAATCACTGGCAGCGCTGATTTGTATCAAGGTCGCCATCACGAACCAACAAACAGCGTCAACTTCGTGACGGCTCACGACGGCTTCACCCTGTATGACCTGACTGCTTACAACGAAAAGCACAACTGGGCCAACGGTGAAGGCAACAATGACGGAATCGATGACAACTGCAGCTGGAATTGTGGAGCTGAAGGGGAAACAAGTGATCAGTGGATCAATGATTTACGAAAGCGCCAGGTCAAGAATTTTGCGACCATCCATATTTTGTCGATCGGTGTACCAATGATTGTCGCAGGCGATGAATTCATGCGCAGTCAAGGTGGAAACAACAACACCTACTGCCACGACAATGAAATCAACTGGTTTGACTGGAATAAGATTCAACAATCAGAGAGCCAGGAAATGATTCGGTTCTGGTCAATGATCATGGACAAGAGAAAGAGTTACATTGACCATTTCAGGGGAAGATATTTCGAAGGGGGCAGCAACCGTTTTGGTCTTTACGACGTGTCCTGGCACGGCACAAAATTAAACAGTCCGGGATGGGACGATCCAAATGCATTGTGTCTGGGAATGACTCTTGGCGACACCGCCGAAGACACTGATCAAACAAACAATATCCACGTCATGTTCAATATGTATTGGGACGGCGTTGAATTCGAGATACCTCAGGCTCCTGGCCTGAGGTGGTATCGAGCCATCGATACCGCTCTTCCAACACCAAATGACATCCAAACTAGAGATCAACAAGTAGCCGTTGATGGCAGCACTTATCTCGTAACTGGAAGAAGCATTGTTGTTCTCGCTTCGCGAGAAACAAACTGAATTCTCAGTCAATTCCGCCTCAACAACAATTCCACCATTTCCACATTCCTAGCCATGACATCCAAAAATCAACTGAACTTTCCCTTCTCAGATCTCGTCGCTGGTTACATTCGCAGCGTCTCCTATCCAGAGATCTTTGACTGCAAGGGGATGGTCGAAGTGGAAACATCCGATGGGAGGATGTATACAGTAAAAATAACCGACGCATGTTATGCAGAACTAGTACGTAACTTGGGAGAACCCTTTCAAGTTGCTCCTGACATTAAACAGATCCTCGTCGAGGATCGCTTTGTGCACGTCTATGGCCTTTTCTACCCCGAAGCAGACAGTCTCAAGTTTGAGGCGAAGCACATGTTGCTCTTCGGACGTGGCAAAGAAGATCTGCGCTTTGAAGATCAAAACTGGTGGATTCATCAAATCCAACAACTACTGAACTTCTACCTGGAAGCACAGTTCAAGGTGGTTGAAGGTGAAGCGATTGACTTCAAAAAATTCCGCACCGACCTGAGTGCTGAAGGTAAGAAACAGGATGGTGTTCAGAATCTCGATACGATCTCACGTTTGGTGTACGGCTTTGCAACGGCCTACATGATCACGGGCGATGAACGTGCTCTGGAAGCTGCCACAAACGGCACTGAGTACATGCAGCGTCACTTCCGCCATCAAAACAAAAGTGAAGGGATCTGCTACTGGTACAGCCAGATCGACATCCAGGACGATGGCAGCGTTCGCAAGTACATGGGATCGACAGCCGGTGGTGATGAAGGCGGCAATGCAATCCCTTGTTATGAGCAGATCTATGCACTGGCCGGGCCAACACAGACATGGCGACTGACGGGTGGAGAGTCCATCCGCCACGACATCGATGACACCATTGCATTCCTGAATCGGTACTACAAAGATCACGGTCCCTACGGCGGCTATTACTCCCACGTTGACCCTGTCACCTTCGACGCCAAGGCCGAGTCACTGGGTGTGAACAAAGCCAAGAAGAACTGGAACTCCGTTGGAGACCATGCTCCGGCATACCTGATCAACCTGTACCTCGCTACGGGAGAAGAAAGCTACGCAAAATTCCTGGAAGATACGTTCGACACGATCTGCGATCATTTCCCCGATTACGGCTACAGCCCCTTCATGAACGAGAAGTTCTTTGAAGACTGGACGCACGATCTGAAATGGGGAATTCACCAAGCACGCTGCGTTGTTGGCCACAACCTGAAAGTGGCGTGGAACCTCACGCGCATGCACAGCCTTAATCCCAAGGAGAGCTACAAAACTTTTGCGCACCAGATCGCTGATGCCATTCCTCCGGCCGGTTGCGACAACCAGCGGGGCGGCTGGTACGACATGATGGAGCGGACCTTGAAAGACGGGGAAGAGCACTACCGCCGTGTGTGGCACGACCGAAAAGCGTGGTGGCAACAGGAACAGGGCATCCTGGCCTACTACATCATGGCTGGCGTCTACAACGACAAGCCCGAATATCTGCGCTTTGCCCGAGAAGGAACAGCTTTCTACAATGGCTGGTTCCTCGACTACGAGTCTGGCGGCATCTACTTCAACGTTCTAGCCAATGGACAGCCCTATTCCCTTGGTTCTGAACGTGGAAAGGGCAGCCACTCCATGGCTGGTTACCACTCGTTCGAGCTCTGCTTCTTGGCGGCGATCTACTCGAACCTGCTAGTCACAAAACAGCCAATGGATTTCTTCTTCCGTCCTGATCCACAGGGTTGGCCTGATAACAAACTGAGGGTTGCACCTGATCTGCTCCCAGCTGGCAGCGTTGAACTGGCTGAAGTCTGGATCGATGACAAATCTTTCTACGACTTCGACAAGTCAGCCATGATCGTGAATCTTCCTGATTCCGACAAACCACTTCGCGTGCGAGTTCGGATTGAACCTGCAGGTCTTGGATTCAGTGCAGATCTGATGAGTTACGAAAACGGTATCGGCCGCTTCGCGCTTGATGGTGATCTCACAAAATGCAAACTGCCGCTGTTCAAGAAAGAGCTGGAGAAACTAAGCGGTTTGGCAGGTGTCGTTCTTGACATGACCAACCTTAAGACAATTGATGATACTGGATGGAACTATCTGTTGTTCACCAAACAACAACGCGGTGCCTCATTCAGCCTTCAATTAACAGGTCTCAACAGTGAAATCAACCAATTACTGAAAGATGCTGAATTGGACGAAGAGTTCCAAGTAATTTGATAGCCATTTTAAATCCACTTAAAAACAATGTGCTGAGTCGAGAGGCTCAGCACTTTTTTTAGCCAAAAACATGATGAATAAAAATAGCCTAGGTGTGAAAGCAGCTCAAGCGGGGGATTTGGCGAAGGCAGAATTTTTATTTAAACAGGCCTACGAGGAAGATCGATCCAATCAAGGAATATTTCAAAACATAATACGCGTCATGCAAATGAGGGGAGACATAGACGGACTAATTGACTACTACGAACAAAAGCATAGAAGTTACAGCCGGGACAATGCAACCATGAATATTGTGATGCAAATCTCGGAGATAGCACTACGAACAGGGCGGCAAAAAAGAGCAAGGAAGATCCTTACAGATCGCGCCAATCAAGGAGACTACAGCGCGGCAATCATCGTACCCTTAAGCGAACTACTATTTGAAAACAACGAACTCGAGCAAGCGAAAATTATACTTATCAAAGCGATAGAAATAAACAGGGAAGACCCTTCACTTTTAACAAATCTCGCGGTCATCGAGACAGAACTAGGCAATTACCAAATAGCAGATAAACTCTACAGAAAAGTGACCCAAAAAAGACCAAATGAATTTCTAGGCTATTACAACTATAGTAAGTTCAAGCTAGCCATAGGCAACCCAGACGAAGCCAATAT is a window of Synechococcus sp. A15-24 DNA encoding:
- the glgX gene encoding glycogen debranching protein GlgX; protein product: MTISSPPALSSLQGNPLEPQGTHFRRYIGSPHPFGSTVEADGVNFSLYSSSATSVQLLIFSKPDDLEPVKVIDLDGRDNRSFNVWHTFIEGVKPGMGYAYRVDGPREPWNGQRFDPEKVLVDPYSKGNCLALWDRGAACMPGDNLHKSMRSVVIDTSNYDWEGDAPLKKPMAETIVYEMHVGGFTKSPTSGVKHPGTYLGLIEKIPYLKELGITAVELLPVCSFDHTDVTKVHEGRKLVNYWGYSTMGYFAPHQGYCVSSDTSQHLNEFRDMVKALHQAGIEVILDVVYNHTDEGNHQGPTFSFKGIDNSTYYYLTGADGSREFYYDYTGCGNTFNCNHPVGEKLIIDSLRFWVEEMHVDGFRFDEGSVLSRGEDGAPLEHPPVVWSIELDDLLGQSKVIAEAWDAAGLYQIGSFPGARWAEWNGKYRDCIRNFIKGEPGIIGEVAGRITGSADLYQGRHHEPTNSVNFVTAHDGFTLYDLTAYNEKHNWANGEGNNDGIDDNCSWNCGAEGETSDQWINDLRKRQVKNFATIHILSIGVPMIVAGDEFMRSQGGNNNTYCHDNEINWFDWNKIQQSESQEMIRFWSMIMDKRKSYIDHFRGRYFEGGSNRFGLYDVSWHGTKLNSPGWDDPNALCLGMTLGDTAEDTDQTNNIHVMFNMYWDGVEFEIPQAPGLRWYRAIDTALPTPNDIQTRDQQVAVDGSTYLVTGRSIVVLASRETN
- a CDS encoding AGE family epimerase/isomerase; this encodes MTSKNQLNFPFSDLVAGYIRSVSYPEIFDCKGMVEVETSDGRMYTVKITDACYAELVRNLGEPFQVAPDIKQILVEDRFVHVYGLFYPEADSLKFEAKHMLLFGRGKEDLRFEDQNWWIHQIQQLLNFYLEAQFKVVEGEAIDFKKFRTDLSAEGKKQDGVQNLDTISRLVYGFATAYMITGDERALEAATNGTEYMQRHFRHQNKSEGICYWYSQIDIQDDGSVRKYMGSTAGGDEGGNAIPCYEQIYALAGPTQTWRLTGGESIRHDIDDTIAFLNRYYKDHGPYGGYYSHVDPVTFDAKAESLGVNKAKKNWNSVGDHAPAYLINLYLATGEESYAKFLEDTFDTICDHFPDYGYSPFMNEKFFEDWTHDLKWGIHQARCVVGHNLKVAWNLTRMHSLNPKESYKTFAHQIADAIPPAGCDNQRGGWYDMMERTLKDGEEHYRRVWHDRKAWWQQEQGILAYYIMAGVYNDKPEYLRFAREGTAFYNGWFLDYESGGIYFNVLANGQPYSLGSERGKGSHSMAGYHSFELCFLAAIYSNLLVTKQPMDFFFRPDPQGWPDNKLRVAPDLLPAGSVELAEVWIDDKSFYDFDKSAMIVNLPDSDKPLRVRVRIEPAGLGFSADLMSYENGIGRFALDGDLTKCKLPLFKKELEKLSGLAGVVLDMTNLKTIDDTGWNYLLFTKQQRGASFSLQLTGLNSEINQLLKDAELDEEFQVI